The nucleotide sequence AGAAATTAAAAGATTAGAACTACTTTTCCATTGAAATCGTTTCATTAAAcccaagtttgatttttttttttggtgtgaaTCAATTGCATTTAAGgccaaggaagaaaagaaaacaaagaaaaggagagagattTACCATGAAGAATTGATTCCAAGCTCGAGAAGTAGTTTTTGAGAATGGCAGCTGCTGTAGTTTTAAGACTCGAGAACTTATTTTGCTGAGGGTTGCAGAAAAATGACTTGGCAGCTGAGGAAGATGAGTCCTCACTATGGGCTCGTGGGCTCCATTTTGTTTAATGCCCATATCCACTAGCCTCTCTAAGACTTCGGCCCAAAATCCACTCCCCTTTGTACCATTGTAATTCCACAAGTAATGTTCAGGGAGATAATATGTACGGATATTTTACTCCTATTTTGTGCAGGTAATAAAATTATTTCTGGTAGACTCTCATCTCACGACAAGCATAAACACAACAGATAATTAAATGAAATACAGTAGTAAATAAATCaaggaaaaagaaataataacaacaacaacaaaataatagcATCGAAACAGAAACAACATCAGGTAATAATAGATATTTAAAGATAAgaaataataaaactaaaattatagGTATGGAAAGAAAAAACCCGTTCGATTAAGTACTGACATTTAACtaacttctttttcctttttgttcgttTGCGTAATTTAAatggaataaaaaaaagaatatttaGATGGGCAGCAGTGAGCCAGTGCCATGAGAAACTGAGATTTCTTAAGCATATTTGAATCCAAGATGTTATGTTCAGTGGCATGTAAGACATATTTAAGTTTTTATCAGCATAATTAATTTGTTCATATGACTTGTATgattataaaaaaatacaaattctTTGACACCCTACCattcattttctataattttagaGTGGCATATGGGCCAATAGGCCAACTTTAATACTCATTTTCTTCAGGTACAAAAACCTAACAAAGTGAAATTAGGCCAACCCAAACCCAAAAACCGACAAATCCAAAGCAAATATATTTCACTTTAACCTAAAGCAAGCAACTTCCCAAGGTGAAAGGATCACCGTTCAGATTATCCTTGGACCTCCATTAACCGTCAACGTGCACCCTTTCTTTCCCACACGCCTCGTATAAATGTATCACTCCCACTTTCCCTTAAGACCCTCTCTAAAAACCCTCATTCTCGGGTTCCTCTTTCTCCTCAGCAGCTGCAGTCCGAGGAAAAATAGAATAACCAAAAGAAACTACATCTGATACTTTTTCCCACTCCTTACGCTATCCTTAATCTCCCCCAACCTTAGATCTTCAATTTCACAAGGTATTATTTGCTTTCCTGATTTAATTTCAGtttaaatctatttttattttattgttgatcTTTTTCTGATTCgaaattgcttttttttttgataGATGGTGTCGGATGCGGCGAAGAAGAGAGATGCACAAAAGAAGGCGGCGGCAGCTGCTAGGAGAGGAGGAAAAGGTGCAGCCGCGTCATCCAAGACGGTGGCGACGGCGTCCAAAGCGGCACCGGAGACCAACGGGGTTGATAATTTGACGAACGGAGTGGGGGATCTTCACATATCTGATCGAAATTGCACTGGTGTTTTGTGTTCGCATCCCCTTTCAAGGGATATTCGGGTTAGTTTCGTGTTTTAGATCTGATTTTTGTACTTTCTGATTTCTCAAGTATCTGTTGGTTTTCGATTCGTTATTGTCTTTAATGTTGTTTATAATAGGAAATTGTAATTGCATGTTCGGCTTTGTAACATAAAAAAATTGTTAGATTATGTAGTTGTGTCGAAGGCAGAACCAGGATTTTAACTTTGTGGAACTTAAAAAAAAGTTCTGCATTTTAGAACGACTTGAGCTATAATACTGCGTTCCTAATTtattatttgtacatatttaaacACAAATACATAGTAGCTACTGGGTTTAGTCGAACCCGTATCTGGGCTTGTAGCTCTGCCCTTGGTGGAAGGACCTACAATTTCTCGGAATTCATGCATACATAGCAAAAGATAGGGTACAACATAAGAAAAAGATCTATATGGGCGATACCTATTAGTTGAGAACATGCTTTAGACTTGTTAGCACTTTTACTATAGGTCCTATGCGTCCTAGGGACTCGGTTTTGTCTAATATTTTTTAGTTGTATGCTTTAGACTTGTTAGCACTTTTACTATAGGTCCTATGCGTCCTAGGGACTAGGTTTCGtctaatattttttatttgtatttgcaAAATATTGACTTAAGATGAGTTTAAATGGTTTAATGTggtcagtgaggattcatatGTCCCCAACTTGTTTGAAATTGAGTTGTTGTTAGGTGTTGTAGTTCTTAGCTTGGTGGTTAGTGATAGAATATCTGCTAGGGCTTTTGGGTTCTTCTGGTTCACTATCTGGTTGCATATTGAAGTGTTGCGCAAAGTTTTAGATGAAGGAGTTGGTGTGAAATTCATCTCTCTCCTATTTTTAGAAGTGAATTGGATTATTTTGGTTTTCAGGCTATTTTTCATTTAATCTCCTTGTTAGGTTTATTGGGTTTGCACTAGAGCTATATATTTCTGAATGAAAGGAACCTTAGCTTTATTCCTCCCTCCCCTTGGTATGACTGGTAATATTAAAGTGATCAACATGGCTGTATCCCAAGAAGGAGACATCCAGATTTCTGGAAGCATATGATAATAAGTGTTGATCAAACCCAAAGTAGTTGGCGTAGGCAATATGATTCAATGGTAACAATTCTGCTCTATCTAGACCCATTTCATTCTATTCTGAACATATAGAACTATATGTTTTTACATTGAATTGTGTCAGCTTGCATATGCATAGGGGAAATAAtgtactattatatttttttcttttcagagTCCCAGATTCCATCATTATTTGAGTTGACAAAATTTTGTGATATTTATTAGGCCTTGGCTtgttttcctcattttttgggcATCCTATGGTGACTTTCCATGGTGTTGTTGCGCTAAGCAATATTCCAACATTGTTTTATTCACCTTGGTGTAGAAGAACTAGTCTTAAACAGAAGTTGCATATTGCTGTCAAGGGGCATGCACATTTATAGTATGTACTTGTTATAAAGAGTAATTAGTCTATCACTGAGAAGATGCTGAAGATTATAATGTCTGCCTTTGGATTCTTCCTTTTATTTGGGGATATCATTGTTTTGTTTTGGTACTCTTTGTGTCATAGATACAATCTTTATCAGTCACCTTCCACGGACATGATCTCATTGTTGATTCTGAACTGGAGCTCAACTATGGAAGGTAAAACTTATTAATTTCTTTGTATTATTGTGTATCTTAATTGATGTTAAAGTTCTGACCTCTTATTTTTGCAGACGTTATGGGTTGCTGGGACTGAATGGCTGCGGGAAATCTACTCTTCTTACTGCTATAGGGCTTCGGGAACTTCCCATCCCAGAGCACATGGATATTTTTCATCTTTCACGGGAGATTGATGCCTCTGACATGTCTGCTCTTGAGGCCGTCATTAATTGTGATGAAGAGAGGTTGAAATTGGAGAAAGAAGCTGAAGCTTTGGCTGGACAGGTATAATGCTGTTAACATTAAATTAATGCTTCATGGTCTTGGTATTCTTTGGATAATATGGTTAGTTTCGTTTGTATTGTAGGATGATGGTGGTGGAGAGCAACTTGAACGAATCTACGAGCGTTTAGAAGCTATGGATGCAGCCACTGCTGAGAAACGTGCTGCTGAGATCTTGTTTGGTCTCGGATTTGATAAGAAAATGCAAGGAAAGAAAACATGTGATTTCTCCGGTGGCTGGAGAATGAGGATTTCTCTTGCGCGAGCCCTATTTATGAATCCAACAATTTTGTTGCTTGATGAACCAACAAACCATCTTGGTAAATCTTCGCTCTACATTTTCTAGTATAGTAGATCTATCCTCAACTGTTAGGGTTTTGCCCTTGCTAGATTTATATGAACAATGTGTAGTCCTATATGACGGCTCTTTTAGAGTTGACATGTGTTATTCTTCTTCCTGAATGCAGACCTAGAGGCCTGTGTGTGGTTAGAAGAATCCTTGAAGAATTTCGAGCGCATTCTGGTTGTCATTTCACACTCCCAGGATTTTCTCAATGGTGTATGTACCAATATCATCCACATGCAAAACAAGAAATTGAAGCTCTATACAGGAAACTACGACCAATATGTTCAAACCCGTTCAGAGCTAGAAGAGAACCAGATGAAACAGTATAAGTGGGAGCAGGAGCAGATTGCTTCAATGAAGGAGTACATTGCTCGCTTTGGACACGGTTCAGCTAAGCTAGCCCGTCAAGCACAGAGTAAAGAAAAAACATTGGCTAAGATGGAGCGTGGTGGGCTTACAGAGAAGGTGGGGAGGGACAGTGTCTTGGTTTTCCGGTTTACTGATGTTGGCAAACTTCCTCCTCCTGTTTTACAGTTTTCGGAAGTCGCATTTGGCTACACACCTGAGAACCTCATCTACAAGAACCTTGATTTTGGTGTAGATCTTGATTCCAGGATAGCACTAGTGGGGCCTAATGGAGCTGGAAAGAGCACACTGCTTAAGCTGATGATAGGGGACTTATTCCCCACTGATGGCATGGTTAAGCGGCATAATCACCTTAAAATTGCGCAGTATCACCAGCACTTGGCTGAGAAGCTAGACATGGACATGTCTGCTCTTCAGTACATGATGAGAGAGTACCCTGGGAATGAGGAGGAGAAGATGAGGGCAGCAATTGGGAGGTTTGGCCTCACAGGTAAAGCTCAAGTAATGGCTATGAAGAACTTGTCAGATGGTCAACGTAGTAGGGTGATTTTTGCATGGTTGGCTTATAGGCAACCTCACATGCTGCTGTTGGATGAGCCAACCAACCATCTTGATATTGAGACAATTGACTCACTTGCAGAGGCATTGAATGAATGGGATGGTGGGATGGTTCTAGTGAGTCATGATTTTAGGCTCATAAACCAGGTTGCCCATGAGATATGGGTATGTGAAAATCAGGCTGTTACACGGTGGGAGGGTGATATCATGGACTTCAAGAAACACTTGAAAAAGAGGGCTGGATTGGGCGAGTGAATCCGATATTCTTTGTGTGTTATAGTAGAATGTGATGGTATTTCATTATTTCCTCTTGGTCGTTGTTCAGTGCCAAGGGTAATGTGAAATATCATCAGGACCGTCAAGGAAGCTGACGGAGAGAAAGCAAAAGTTTCTTGATCACCAGTAAGACGTAGTAATGTTTAGCAAAGACCACGCCGAGAGCTGGTGCTAGAGAGAGGAAGTGATCGAACCTTGGTCACCATATGAATCTCTGGATATTTTTTTGGCTTAGTTCACTATTTGTATTGTCTACTTTACTGTCTTTACATACTCTTAGGTTTTGGAGAGGATTAATGACAGCGTATTTCTTATGTTAACATCATGTTTGTTATCTATTGCTATATTATTGTACTtcaaattttgagattttgaaaggtATTATGGAtttaatatttcattttcagGGCAGTATATTTGTTTGTTTTCTATATTGTTGGAATAATGCTAGCCTGCTGTGCGCTCAATTTGGCGAAAAAAAAAAAACGCGAGCACAGGATGATACCGCACTATTTGATTGGAATTCTAGTCGTTTATGCACTTTAAAAATAGATTACAAAAATAACCAGAAAAAGAATTGTGATATAGAGAAGGCTTGACGTTGCAGTTTAGTAGTTGCAATTTCGTTGTGTATCGAGTGTGTTCAAAACCACCTTACGTTCTTTTTCCTTCCTCTTACAACTATCACTTGCCCACCCTTCTCAaaagaatttatatttataaGAGAATAATAAAAGAGAGGGTTCTAGGTCTAATAAGGACATAATTTCATCATAAAACTTTGACTTTGCGAACTAGCGATTGGAAAATTGATTTGCCATTCAAGTTTTATAACTACACACCATTCTCGTAATACTATGCTTTATGGTGGTTTGGTACGggataattaatttcggaattaaatttgagatgagtttattccACATTTAATTGAGATAAAATTGATGTATAACTAATCTCGATATTAGTTATACCGGGATTGTAGTGTTATTTTTGTCTCTATGGAAGGGTAGGATAATTATTCCTGGGATAATTAACGggatttttacacaaatagcaTGTCATATTCACTGTTTACTTTTTCTCACCATATTCATAGTTTGTATATtcattatacataattatacacatatacatAAATTAGACATATATTATACCTTCActgattatttttaatttaagcatttggataattataatttcaattttggaATAATTTGTTTTCAAGACCAAACTGACTTTAATTTCCAATATGTTTCTAAGTTTACCGCTTTCAAAGGTCAGTTATACTGAATTTTGCCCACAAGCGTTTATACAGATGTagtctttttgttttttgggtGTAAAATTTTTCAAACTTGTACTTACTTCATATTCAAGGGTGTAAAAAGTTatactgactcatcatattcaaggggaggttccatggtgcatgctatttgctgatgacattattctaattgacgagacaagaggcggcgtcaacgagaggctagagatttggagacatgctcttgagtctaaaggtttcaagttgagtaggacgaagacggaatacctcgagtgcaaatttggagttgagccgatggaagcgggagttgaagtgaggcttgactctcaagtcattcccaagagaggtagtttcaagcaccttggatcggttattcaggggatcggggagattgacgaggatgtcacacaccgtataagggtggggtggatgaagtggaggttagcgtcgggagtcttgtgtgacaagaaagtgccaccgttactaaaaggtaagttttatagagcagtggttaggcctgccatgttgtatggaactgaatgttggccggtaaagaactcacacatccagaagatgaaagtagcagagatgaggatgttgaggtggatgtgcgggcatacaaggatggataagattaggaatgaagatattcgagagaaggtgagtgtggcccccatggaggacaagatgcgggaagtaagactcagatggttcgggcacattcagaggaggagcactgatgcaccggtgaggaggtgtgaacgactggctgtagtgggcacgcggagaggtagagggcgacctaagaagtactggggagaggtgatcagacaggacatggcgcgacttaggattactgaggacatgacccttgatagggaattatggaggtcgagcattaaggttgtaggttaagggagagtgtgaatatttctacagcacaatagagtgagactatccagttaggagttagactaggaatgtcattggtcgtctattgatgcagggctttaccttctagttgtactataccagccatctatttcgtatttcgtatttcgtatttcgtattatgtatttcatatttcatatctcttatatattgttgttatttttattacgcatttttatggtactaatatatcatctcctattgcttttttgagccgagggtctcctggaaacaacctctctacccttcggggtagaggtaaggtctgcgtacacattaccctccccagaccccacttgtgggattatactgggtcgttgttgttgttgttgttgttgttgttgtattaataACTTCTTTTAGTGAACGTGAACACATATATGTCTAATTTCACACTTCCGGTGGGTTCTTTAGCCTTTTCCCCTTCgttaaaaaacaaaaactaagGGGGAAATGCACAGTTAGtcactaataacacatgtatttacttttaagccactgtttaaaatatctttagtctttagccactgctttaataaactttacctGCCCGGACAAAAACACCCTTCTGCTCATAaagtttaggaccaagtgtccttaacttttgaacttgcaactctaagttcaggatttcaggactacatgtctttaacttttgaacttggaactcgaaaTTCAGGACcacctgtccttaatttttgtgcttgtaactctaagttaatgattacttgtccttaacttttgagtttgttagtctaAGTTGATCAGGATCAATTATCcataacttttgaacttgtaactgtaagttcaggaccaagtgtccttaacttttgagcttgttagtctaagctcaggacctattgtccttaacttttgagcttgttagtctaagttcaggacctactgtccttaacttttgagcttgttggTCTAAGTTCAGGatttcaggacctattgtccttaacttttgaacttgtaactgtaagtttaGGACCtactgtccttaacttttgagcttgttagtctaagttcaggaccaagtgtccttaacttttgaacttgtaattctaagttcaggaccaagtgttcttaacttttgaacttggaactcgaagttcaggaccaagtgtccttaacttttgaacttgtaatgaAAAGTTCAAAAGTAGAGAAACTATTACCTGCTATATGCGGGACAAACAGTTATTACCATCTACAAAATAAAAAGTTCTAGTTTATCCTTTAAATTAGTTGCCAAGTGTATTTCCCATGCAGGTGCTTCGCTCAAACTATCTTAAGAAGAAATAGTTCTAATCTGTCCTAGAAAAGTACCAACTTCTGCTAATGAATCTTTTCTATCAAGTGTCTTATGCACACACTATCAAGTAGCAATATGCAAAACGAAGATGTTTGTCATCAGTGGATATCCTCTGTAAACCCACTAATTATATGAGAAATTATCATCCAAAGTAGGAGACACCCTACAAAAAGAGAATCCAATGGAGTCCACGGCAGTCGCCGTCTCACAGAC is from Nicotiana tabacum cultivar K326 chromosome 18, ASM71507v2, whole genome shotgun sequence and encodes:
- the LOC107795359 gene encoding ABC transporter F family member 1; the protein is MVSDAAKKRDAQKKAAAAARRGGKGAAASSKTVATASKAAPETNGVDNLTNGVGDLHISDRNCTGVLCSHPLSRDIRIQSLSVTFHGHDLIVDSELELNYGRRYGLLGLNGCGKSTLLTAIGLRELPIPEHMDIFHLSREIDASDMSALEAVINCDEERLKLEKEAEALAGQDDGGGEQLERIYERLEAMDAATAEKRAAEILFGLGFDKKMQGKKTCDFSGGWRMRISLARALFMNPTILLLDEPTNHLDLEACVWLEESLKNFERILVVISHSQDFLNGVCTNIIHMQNKKLKLYTGNYDQYVQTRSELEENQMKQYKWEQEQIASMKEYIARFGHGSAKLARQAQSKEKTLAKMERGGLTEKVGRDSVLVFRFTDVGKLPPPVLQFSEVAFGYTPENLIYKNLDFGVDLDSRIALVGPNGAGKSTLLKLMIGDLFPTDGMVKRHNHLKIAQYHQHLAEKLDMDMSALQYMMREYPGNEEEKMRAAIGRFGLTGKAQVMAMKNLSDGQRSRVIFAWLAYRQPHMLLLDEPTNHLDIETIDSLAEALNEWDGGMVLVSHDFRLINQVAHEIWVCENQAVTRWEGDIMDFKKHLKKRAGLGE